A single genomic interval of Pyrobaculum arsenaticum DSM 13514 harbors:
- a CDS encoding DNA double-strand break repair nuclease NurA: METLEYWLEPDLVIALRHEVDRHAEKIARLQKLLEELRSLREAVEVREVGKAPALDVYAVDSSYGSPPLELVGGVFTVVAYGYVGVAGGVQDRFLTGALYFSDSKEADVSRFAALLERRLAARLLEAKARGEKKMDLLLIDGELSLHPLPFNLAVRGGKYEEVNKAMERLLRGATAARVSIAAVAKRVRSRYLSVLAGRCLPVNDKVAATAMLGPGEYFVLGKLRDVLPRWAPIHYAECEGGPEKEAILRCSRGESAKLSQRGERLCRRIAEFGKNFQEVLSSTAYPHLRLLGDVVVAYYLPPGHRTAVRVEVLDAGDLGVDNIISFLASTTSTVTGYPQILDAVDQYVRVSPDLVEAVLTALLSKTPESLTHLMWPTNMQKRLSGRF, translated from the coding sequence ATGGAGACACTGGAGTACTGGCTAGAGCCTGACCTCGTAATCGCCCTGCGGCACGAGGTGGACCGGCACGCCGAGAAGATTGCCCGTCTCCAGAAGCTCTTGGAGGAGCTGAGGTCTCTTAGAGAGGCTGTTGAGGTTAGGGAGGTGGGCAAGGCGCCGGCCCTCGACGTGTATGCAGTGGACTCGTCCTACGGCTCGCCGCCTCTGGAGCTGGTGGGGGGCGTCTTCACGGTAGTCGCCTACGGCTACGTGGGCGTGGCCGGCGGGGTGCAGGACAGGTTTTTGACAGGTGCTCTGTACTTCAGCGACAGCAAGGAGGCGGACGTCTCCCGCTTTGCGGCACTTCTGGAGAGGCGCCTCGCGGCGAGGCTTCTGGAGGCGAAGGCGAGGGGGGAGAAGAAGATGGATCTCCTCCTGATTGACGGGGAGCTCTCACTGCACCCCCTCCCCTTCAACCTCGCGGTGAGGGGCGGGAAGTACGAGGAGGTAAACAAGGCCATGGAGCGGCTGCTGAGGGGGGCAACGGCGGCGAGGGTCAGCATCGCCGCGGTGGCGAAGAGGGTGAGGTCTAGATACCTCTCCGTGCTGGCGGGGAGGTGCCTCCCGGTAAACGACAAGGTGGCGGCCACGGCCATGCTGGGGCCGGGGGAGTACTTCGTCTTGGGGAAGCTCAGGGACGTACTGCCCAGGTGGGCGCCCATCCACTACGCTGAGTGCGAAGGAGGGCCGGAGAAGGAGGCGATACTGCGCTGTTCACGGGGGGAGAGCGCGAAGCTCAGCCAGAGGGGCGAGAGGCTGTGCCGCAGGATAGCGGAGTTCGGCAAAAACTTCCAGGAGGTGCTGTCCTCCACAGCCTACCCGCACTTGCGCCTTCTCGGCGACGTCGTCGTGGCCTACTACTTGCCCCCCGGCCACAGAACCGCGGTGCGGGTGGAGGTGCTAGACGCCGGGGACCTAGGCGTGGATAACATAATATCGTTCCTGGCCTCCACCACATCCACCGTGACTGGATACCCCCAGATACTAGACGCGGTGGATCAGTACGTCCGAGTAAGCCCCGACCTAGTAGAGGCCGTGCTGACGGCTCTCCTCTCTAAGACGCCGGAGTCCCTCACCCACTTGATGTGGCCTACGAACATGCAGAAGCGCCTCTCTGGCCGCTTCTAA
- a CDS encoding radical SAM protein, translated as MEAWKAKQRAIKALEERLSEEERAEARRDHHARRPPRPCGITVHTGVGCPLACAYCYIYDMGFPGAATPYKLSPLQLAYAIAANPHVAVGEWGTLIAVGSVTEPFLPETREKALQYMQAVAAFLGNPIQVSTKMQPPPQLAEVQRGLDVLISVTDLSGRLEPRAPPPAERMRAGAELLKRGVSVTLFVRPIIPGVTDKEVTRLLLFATELGYRRVVFGTLRVTANIAKRLRAFGVDVAPYTSELSERQVPIKYPKGRFVAAARELGFEVLPASCAANVVAHGQACALCGWGPCGDVKKLRTDPDDVKEYLEYSGYKSEVEIRGLRVRIRGRISRLDKIFIEQATRMPVEAGEY; from the coding sequence ATGGAGGCTTGGAAGGCCAAACAGAGGGCAATTAAAGCCCTCGAGGAAAGGCTGAGCGAAGAAGAGAGGGCAGAGGCTAGGCGCGATCACCACGCTAGGAGGCCGCCGAGGCCCTGCGGAATCACTGTGCACACCGGGGTGGGTTGCCCCCTTGCCTGCGCCTACTGCTACATCTACGACATGGGATTCCCAGGCGCCGCCACGCCCTACAAGCTCTCCCCACTGCAGCTGGCATACGCAATCGCCGCGAACCCCCACGTAGCTGTGGGGGAGTGGGGGACCCTCATCGCCGTGGGATCCGTCACGGAGCCCTTCCTCCCAGAAACTAGGGAGAAGGCACTGCAATACATGCAAGCCGTGGCCGCTTTTCTCGGAAACCCCATTCAGGTATCTACGAAGATGCAGCCCCCGCCCCAGCTGGCTGAGGTGCAGAGGGGCCTCGACGTGTTGATAAGCGTTACTGACCTCTCGGGGAGGCTTGAGCCGAGGGCGCCGCCGCCCGCCGAGAGGATGAGGGCCGGCGCCGAGCTCTTGAAGAGGGGCGTCAGCGTCACGCTTTTCGTCAGGCCCATAATTCCCGGCGTCACGGACAAGGAGGTTACGAGACTCCTCCTATTCGCCACGGAGCTGGGCTACCGCCGGGTGGTCTTCGGCACGCTCCGCGTCACTGCTAACATCGCCAAGAGGTTGAGGGCTTTCGGCGTAGACGTAGCGCCATACACAAGTGAGCTGTCTGAGAGGCAGGTGCCTATTAAGTACCCGAAGGGGCGTTTTGTGGCCGCGGCGAGGGAGCTTGGCTTCGAGGTCTTGCCGGCTTCCTGCGCCGCTAACGTAGTGGCACACGGTCAAGCATGTGCGTTGTGCGGTTGGGGGCCTTGCGGCGACGTGAAGAAGCTGAGGACCGACCCAGACGACGTGAAGGAGTACCTAGAGTACAGTGGCTACAAGTCAGAGGTGGAGATTAGGGGGTTGCGAGTAAGGATACGCGGACGTATATCGAGGCTCGACAAGATATTCATCGAACAGGCCACGAGGATGCCGGTCGAGGCTGGCGAGTATTAG
- a CDS encoding ASCH domain-containing protein translates to MIRHLMLSHRYVKALLEGRKRSTIRPGVLKVADRVYIHSKGRIVAVAEVESVMYKRVLELTDEDARLDGFNNREELVAYLKRRYPGLRDTAIITIIKFRKVEEADMPEDAVYGGLSPVELATLALSRLKLSPRERRILQAVVETGSLRKAALKLFGTIDKRGAIRRVLRKAAKMLADGGLEGQTEGN, encoded by the coding sequence GTGATCCGCCACTTGATGCTGTCGCATAGATACGTGAAGGCGCTTCTTGAAGGCCGCAAACGTTCTACAATAAGGCCCGGGGTGCTTAAGGTAGCAGATAGGGTATATATACACAGTAAAGGGAGAATAGTGGCGGTGGCTGAGGTGGAATCAGTGATGTACAAACGCGTCTTGGAGCTCACAGACGAAGACGCGCGCCTCGACGGTTTTAACAACAGAGAAGAGCTGGTGGCGTATCTTAAAAGGAGGTACCCCGGACTGCGCGATACAGCGATAATAACGATAATTAAGTTCAGGAAAGTCGAGGAGGCAGACATGCCGGAAGACGCGGTCTACGGCGGCCTCTCCCCTGTCGAGCTGGCAACCCTCGCCTTGAGCAGGCTGAAGCTCAGCCCCCGCGAGCGGAGGATATTACAAGCCGTCGTGGAGACGGGTAGCCTCAGAAAGGCGGCGCTGAAGCTGTTCGGCACCATCGATAAGAGGGGAGCCATCAGGAGGGTTTTGAGAAAAGCCGCGAAGATGTTGGCAGATGGAGGCTTGGAAGGCCAAACAGAGGGCAATTAA
- a CDS encoding HEPN domain-containing protein yields MLVKVAERWLDKARKFRDYAKEDLAIGRFDSAAFFAQQAVELLLKGVLIKLGGSRPLTHSVAELLQYLAELAGREAPPDVVRCAEALEQHYVQARYPDARINDYRKWEAEEAVKCMEVVWGYVREVAEGA; encoded by the coding sequence ATGTTAGTTAAGGTGGCTGAGCGCTGGCTCGATAAGGCGAGGAAGTTTAGAGACTACGCTAAGGAGGATTTGGCAATCGGTAGATTCGACTCCGCCGCCTTTTTTGCGCAGCAAGCTGTTGAGCTGTTGCTAAAAGGCGTGCTCATAAAGCTGGGCGGATCTCGCCCCCTTACACACTCGGTGGCCGAGTTGTTGCAGTACTTGGCGGAACTAGCTGGCAGGGAGGCGCCTCCCGACGTGGTTAGATGCGCCGAGGCGCTTGAACAACACTACGTCCAAGCCCGCTACCCCGACGCTAGGATAAACGATTACAGGAAGTGGGAGGCGGAGGAGGCCGTTAAATGTATGGAGGTGGTGTGGGGGTATGTACGAGAAGTGGCTGAGGGCGCTTAG
- a CDS encoding nucleotidyltransferase domain-containing protein has translation MYEKWLRALRKVTVLREARFRELLNELCGRALAVVLFGSRARGDHTPLSDWDLLAITPSGEYKLEVVDVGQVAWLPLDRLDEVLERSMIILDAVADGKVLCGDPQAFNVVKEKVEKYIRERGLVRTKSGWYPRRAVGLVD, from the coding sequence ATGTACGAGAAGTGGCTGAGGGCGCTTAGGAAGGTAACTGTGTTGCGGGAGGCGAGGTTTCGGGAGCTTTTAAACGAGCTGTGTGGAAGGGCCCTGGCCGTTGTGTTATTTGGCTCCCGGGCAAGGGGCGACCACACGCCGCTGAGCGACTGGGATCTACTAGCCATTACGCCGAGCGGCGAGTATAAGCTCGAGGTCGTAGACGTGGGGCAGGTGGCGTGGCTCCCCCTTGACAGACTAGACGAAGTGCTGGAGCGCTCGATGATTATACTCGACGCCGTGGCCGACGGGAAAGTCCTCTGCGGAGATCCCCAAGCCTTCAATGTCGTTAAGGAGAAAGTGGAGAAGTACATAAGGGAGAGAGGCCTAGTTAGGACAAAGAGCGGCTGGTACCCCAGAAGGGCGGTGGGCCTTGTGGATTAG
- a CDS encoding DUF711 family protein translates to MKIRSLTLHVMWNDDFSLVDRFLDAARSASPLTVRVSVSPPPPGEAERVVNALRNRGVKYVSALHLFYGAEEVHRYVSQYGVFASFSDVEEYVKFLKIIYSKGEVHLSRYVSLLLGGAVYDSPYFPASITTRRGVSISLLYPNDLTSIDDVKAVLKRGETIGEAVARAVGVEFLGVDGSLSPWGEESVAKAVERLFGIRLGEPGSHNAIWKLNKAIEGAPIRKTGFNEVMLPLAEDEELKRLVRAGFLDISKFVSYTSVCIPGLDMAPIRVGDWTALKRLLYDLAAVAEAKRRPIGVRIFPVDQEEYDVEGFGPTPALRL, encoded by the coding sequence GTGAAGATCAGGTCGCTTACGCTCCACGTTATGTGGAACGACGACTTTTCCCTGGTTGACAGATTCCTCGACGCGGCCAGGTCGGCGTCTCCCCTCACTGTGCGGGTTTCCGTGTCTCCGCCCCCGCCGGGGGAGGCGGAGCGGGTTGTAAACGCTTTGAGGAACCGCGGAGTCAAGTACGTCTCCGCCCTCCATCTCTTCTACGGCGCCGAGGAGGTGCACCGCTACGTGTCCCAGTACGGCGTCTTCGCCTCGTTTTCAGACGTGGAGGAATATGTAAAATTCTTGAAGATTATATACTCCAAGGGGGAGGTCCACCTCTCCCGGTACGTCTCGCTTCTGCTAGGTGGCGCCGTCTACGACTCGCCCTACTTCCCTGCCTCCATAACCACGCGCAGGGGAGTCTCGATATCTCTCCTCTACCCCAACGACCTCACGTCTATAGACGACGTGAAGGCCGTCTTGAAGAGGGGGGAGACCATAGGCGAGGCAGTGGCCCGGGCAGTGGGCGTGGAGTTCTTGGGAGTCGACGGCTCTCTATCGCCGTGGGGGGAGGAAAGCGTGGCCAAGGCCGTGGAGCGCCTATTCGGCATCAGGCTGGGAGAGCCGGGCTCGCACAACGCCATCTGGAAGCTGAACAAGGCAATAGAGGGAGCTCCGATAAGGAAGACCGGCTTCAACGAGGTCATGCTCCCACTGGCCGAGGACGAAGAGCTGAAGAGACTTGTTAGGGCCGGCTTCCTCGACATTTCCAAGTTTGTCAGCTACACCTCGGTGTGTATCCCCGGCCTAGACATGGCGCCGATAAGGGTTGGTGACTGGACGGCCCTGAAGAGGCTGTTGTACGACCTCGCCGCCGTGGCCGAGGCCAAGAGGAGGCCAATCGGGGTGCGCATCTTCCCCGTCGACCAGGAGGAGTACGACGTCGAGGGCTTCGGCCCCACCCCCGCGCTGAGGCTATAG
- a CDS encoding 6-pyruvoyl trahydropterin synthase family protein yields the protein MRTCVELRGSISVAHKPSFSTAWGRVHGHDYIITASICRDGFHDVVVDAGEAGERLRELLSKMDGKYLASSAEQVDLPQEEVYVVPCNAAGLSGECLAKHIADLLGASWVRVCESGYGAPCFLYER from the coding sequence ATGCGAACATGCGTTGAGCTCAGGGGCTCCATCTCGGTGGCGCACAAACCTTCTTTTTCCACTGCTTGGGGAAGAGTTCATGGACACGACTACATAATCACGGCGTCTATATGTAGGGATGGCTTCCACGACGTGGTTGTCGATGCCGGCGAGGCCGGGGAGCGCCTCCGCGAGCTGTTGAGCAAAATGGACGGGAAGTACCTAGCCTCAAGCGCTGAGCAAGTCGACTTGCCCCAGGAAGAGGTCTACGTAGTGCCCTGCAATGCGGCCGGCCTTAGCGGGGAGTGCTTGGCGAAGCACATCGCCGACCTCCTAGGCGCGTCTTGGGTGCGCGTATGTGAAAGCGGCTACGGAGCCCCCTGCTTTCTCTACGAGAGATAA
- a CDS encoding ubiquitin-like small modifier protein 1: protein MRVRVKFLATLYDLTGVLKTEVEVPDGITVGRLVDLLNEKFPKLRAEILDEGGKLKPMYNILVNGRSVDWLKGLDTELKDGDEVVFIPPAAGG, encoded by the coding sequence GTGAGAGTGAGGGTTAAGTTCCTAGCGACCCTATACGACCTCACTGGCGTGTTGAAGACTGAGGTGGAGGTACCCGACGGAATCACAGTGGGGAGGCTCGTCGACCTTCTAAACGAGAAGTTCCCCAAGCTAAGGGCCGAGATACTAGACGAGGGGGGAAAGCTGAAGCCCATGTACAACATCCTAGTTAATGGCAGATCTGTGGATTGGCTGAAGGGGCTTGACACAGAGCTTAAAGACGGAGACGAAGTGGTATTTATACCCCCGGCGGCCGGCGGGTAA
- a CDS encoding flavin reductase family protein has translation MTTCERSPLPTPVLVVVVADHGAVVGWPVVIPRDHPLVGIPLHKNRKTLELIRRAKAFSINLVADAARAYEVFGRPGEKKLERWGDVAECKALPCRALGNATRVVECLYDREVEVGDHVVVFCKAVVSYGCGPYAVWDPCNANR, from the coding sequence GTGACCACGTGCGAGCGTAGCCCCCTGCCCACCCCTGTTTTAGTCGTCGTCGTGGCGGACCACGGCGCCGTGGTCGGCTGGCCCGTGGTTATACCGAGGGACCACCCCCTTGTGGGCATCCCCCTACACAAAAACCGGAAGACACTTGAGCTTATCCGGAGGGCGAAGGCCTTCTCCATAAACCTCGTCGCCGACGCGGCGAGGGCGTATGAGGTATTCGGCAGGCCGGGGGAGAAGAAGCTGGAGAGGTGGGGCGACGTCGCGGAGTGCAAGGCCCTCCCATGCCGCGCGTTGGGAAACGCCACGCGGGTTGTCGAGTGCCTATACGACCGGGAGGTGGAGGTGGGGGATCACGTGGTCGTGTTCTGCAAGGCGGTGGTTAGCTACGGCTGCGGGCCCTACGCCGTGTGGGACCCCTGCAACGCCAACAGGTAA
- a CDS encoding fumarate hydratase has translation MLEEVILKAAKEAIVRASIGPAFDVVSALRTAHGVEEKDAARVQLGAILKNIEMSTTEKIAVCQDTGFPNFFIKLGDRFPVRSGIYDILTRAVREVTRELPLRPNTTHPFDERKNPGDNTGMYAPWFDVELFDGDYLEFWYVPKGGGTELPSKAFTLPPGVALKELPRLVLEAVVDAGPMPCPPVIVGIGVGPSVDIAAKLAKKAATLRPVGSRHPEPEIAKMEEELLKAINKLGLGPHGVGGRVTALDVHIEYAYRHPATFSIGIVFSCWATRRAGARVYPDGRYELL, from the coding sequence ATGCTTGAGGAGGTCATCCTAAAGGCCGCAAAAGAAGCTATTGTAAGGGCGAGCATCGGCCCGGCGTTCGACGTGGTGTCCGCGCTGAGGACCGCCCACGGCGTTGAGGAGAAAGACGCGGCGAGGGTGCAACTAGGGGCCATTCTGAAAAACATCGAGATGTCCACCACTGAGAAAATCGCCGTGTGTCAAGACACAGGGTTCCCCAACTTTTTCATAAAACTGGGCGACCGCTTTCCTGTGAGGAGCGGGATATATGATATACTGACCAGGGCAGTGCGCGAAGTTACCAGAGAACTACCGCTGAGGCCCAACACGACACATCCATTCGACGAGAGGAAAAACCCCGGGGACAACACGGGCATGTATGCGCCTTGGTTTGACGTGGAGCTCTTCGACGGCGACTACCTCGAGTTCTGGTACGTGCCCAAGGGCGGCGGCACGGAGCTACCCAGCAAGGCGTTTACCCTACCCCCGGGCGTAGCCCTCAAGGAGCTCCCCCGTCTCGTGCTGGAGGCTGTGGTGGACGCCGGCCCAATGCCCTGCCCCCCGGTCATCGTGGGGATTGGGGTAGGCCCCTCGGTGGACATAGCGGCGAAGCTCGCCAAGAAGGCGGCCACCCTCCGACCTGTCGGCTCTAGGCACCCGGAGCCGGAAATCGCCAAGATGGAGGAGGAGCTCCTAAAGGCCATAAATAAACTCGGCCTAGGCCCCCACGGCGTGGGGGGAAGGGTGACGGCCCTCGATGTCCACATCGAGTATGCATACCGCCACCCAGCCACCTTCTCCATTGGCATAGTCTTCTCCTGCTGGGCCACGAGGAGGGCCGGCGCCAGGGTCTACCCAGACGGGAGGTACGAGCTACTGTGA
- a CDS encoding FumA C-terminus/TtdB family hydratase beta subunit, translating to MPTYKLRTPLSEEDVAKLRVGDTLYISGIIVSARDSAHKRMLEYVERGERLPVDLRGGIIYHAGPVARRKDGGWEILSMGPTTSARMEAFQAEVIEKLGVKLVVGKGGMGKRTAEAMKRHNAAYAIFTGGAGVLAAKAIKRVVEVHWLDLGMAEAMWVLEVEDFGPLTVMIDPTGRNFYDEQKEEARKKIRDILAEIQWQH from the coding sequence ATGCCTACTTACAAACTTAGGACTCCTCTTTCTGAGGAGGACGTGGCTAAGCTGAGGGTGGGGGACACTCTCTACATAAGCGGGATAATTGTAAGCGCTAGGGACTCCGCCCACAAGAGGATGTTGGAGTACGTGGAGCGTGGCGAGAGGCTACCGGTGGATCTAAGAGGCGGCATCATATACCACGCCGGCCCCGTGGCGAGGAGGAAAGACGGCGGCTGGGAAATCTTAAGCATGGGCCCCACAACCTCGGCGAGGATGGAGGCCTTCCAGGCAGAGGTCATCGAGAAGCTCGGCGTAAAGCTGGTGGTGGGCAAGGGAGGCATGGGCAAGAGGACAGCCGAGGCCATGAAGAGGCACAACGCCGCCTACGCCATATTCACCGGCGGCGCCGGCGTCCTAGCCGCGAAGGCCATAAAAAGAGTTGTTGAGGTACACTGGCTCGACCTAGGCATGGCGGAGGCCATGTGGGTCTTAGAGGTGGAGGACTTTGGCCCCCTCACCGTGATGATCGATCCAACCGGCAGGAACTTCTACGACGAGCAGAAAGAGGAGGCCAGGAAGAAAATACGGGACATACTCGCCGAGATTCAGTGGCAACATTAA
- a CDS encoding DEAD/DEAH box helicase — MVFRLLHPKLTEAVEELGYSEPTPAQSAAIPEILSGSHVLLIAPTGSGKTEAALFPVMSRLLEAEERRGVSALYITPLRSLNRDLLRRLLAIADKIGLTVAVRHSDTPEAERRLQAAKPPDILITTPETLQILLLHKSMRQALRGVRFVVVDEVHELVNSKRGVQLAVGLERLVELAGEFQRVGLSATVGAPELVAGFLGGGRPVKIVDVSAEKRYEIDVVWPLPSDEDYVDAEKFDATPEAVARIKRVAEYVKSPRGPVLVFTNTRDGAEFLASRLKQILGDVVEVHHSSLSREHRISVEERLKRGELKAVVATSSLELGIDIGDVDLVVQYGSPRQVSKLVQRVGRAGHRLGLVSRGIVVAADLEDYLESEVIAERAAKGLLEREVEYHENALDVLLHQVVGIALEARLDGREVEVNYVMRIVRRAHPYRNLTEEDLRLVLDFAERHGLLKGLRPRKGSIRYYFENVSTIPDEKSYRAVDDSTGRAVGELDREFVYSIEPGTKIVLSGRVWTFARREGDVVYLYPDYDVSGALPAWLGEQIPVPYEIAQEVCKRRAEVLLRALRGEEGLPVDVEGLTPELVPAPDRLHVHIVENRYAVVHSCLGHKGNEALGAYLSHALSGYVGPVGYRSDAYRVLLIFRDFVPLNALEEVLRRPQWFVYTTLKNAVRSSKLFRYRFLQVARRTGLVSKDAEDVPSRLPEVYADDLPGVETLNEIFVERLDAKSLLSLLEKIANGEVPLVVKRLAKPTALEKPILEEALRLDFSFKGLSRESLADLVRRRILNKYATLLCLNCGWVYVARAAALPEDVSCQKCGVRALAVVKGVDVEKARQVLSKYKIRQKMSKEEAKILEHLQLSASLVLEHGKLGVLVQLAHGVGPKTAVKILNKLVEGADLWIAIMDAERQFATTRAFWD; from the coding sequence GTGGTTTTCCGCCTTCTGCACCCCAAGCTGACGGAGGCCGTTGAGGAGCTCGGCTACTCGGAGCCCACGCCGGCGCAGTCTGCCGCGATCCCGGAGATTCTGTCCGGCTCCCACGTGCTTCTAATCGCGCCTACTGGTTCCGGGAAGACGGAGGCGGCGCTTTTCCCCGTGATGTCGAGGCTTCTGGAGGCGGAAGAGAGAAGGGGCGTAAGCGCTCTTTACATCACCCCCCTCCGGTCTTTAAACAGGGACCTCCTCAGAAGGCTTCTCGCCATTGCGGACAAGATCGGCCTCACCGTCGCGGTGCGCCACAGCGATACGCCGGAGGCTGAGAGGAGGCTCCAGGCGGCGAAGCCGCCGGACATACTCATAACGACGCCGGAGACTCTGCAGATTCTCCTCCTCCACAAAAGCATGCGCCAGGCGTTGAGGGGGGTCCGCTTCGTGGTGGTGGACGAGGTGCACGAGCTAGTCAACAGCAAGAGGGGGGTGCAACTGGCGGTCGGCCTCGAGAGGCTGGTGGAGCTTGCGGGGGAGTTCCAGCGGGTTGGCCTCTCGGCCACTGTAGGCGCGCCGGAGCTTGTGGCGGGCTTTCTAGGAGGCGGGAGGCCCGTCAAGATCGTCGACGTTTCGGCGGAGAAGAGGTATGAGATAGACGTGGTGTGGCCGCTCCCCTCAGACGAGGACTACGTAGACGCTGAGAAGTTCGACGCCACCCCGGAGGCTGTGGCGAGGATAAAGAGGGTGGCCGAGTACGTGAAGTCGCCTAGGGGGCCCGTCCTCGTCTTCACTAACACCAGAGACGGCGCCGAGTTCTTGGCCTCAAGGCTTAAGCAGATACTGGGCGACGTGGTAGAGGTGCACCACTCCTCCCTTTCTAGGGAGCACAGGATCTCCGTAGAGGAGAGGCTTAAGAGGGGCGAGCTCAAGGCGGTTGTGGCCACGTCCAGCCTAGAGCTGGGCATAGACATCGGCGACGTAGACCTCGTGGTGCAGTACGGCTCCCCGAGGCAGGTCTCGAAGCTGGTGCAACGTGTGGGGAGGGCTGGGCACAGACTCGGTCTCGTCTCCCGCGGCATCGTCGTGGCGGCCGACCTGGAGGACTACCTAGAGTCGGAGGTAATTGCAGAGAGGGCGGCGAAGGGGCTTTTGGAAAGGGAGGTGGAGTACCACGAAAATGCCCTCGACGTGTTGCTCCACCAAGTGGTGGGCATCGCCCTGGAGGCTAGGCTGGACGGGAGGGAGGTAGAGGTTAACTACGTAATGCGCATTGTTAGGAGGGCCCACCCCTACCGGAACCTAACAGAGGAGGACCTACGGCTCGTCTTGGACTTCGCCGAGAGGCACGGCTTGCTTAAGGGGCTGAGGCCGAGGAAGGGCAGTATAAGGTACTACTTCGAGAATGTGTCGACTATCCCAGACGAGAAGAGCTACAGGGCTGTGGACGACTCCACCGGGAGGGCGGTGGGGGAGCTAGATCGGGAGTTTGTCTACTCCATCGAGCCGGGGACGAAGATAGTGTTGTCGGGGAGGGTGTGGACCTTCGCCAGGCGGGAGGGCGACGTGGTTTACCTCTACCCGGACTACGACGTATCTGGCGCCCTCCCGGCGTGGCTCGGCGAGCAGATACCTGTGCCGTATGAAATAGCCCAGGAGGTTTGCAAGAGGCGGGCCGAGGTTCTGCTAAGGGCGTTGAGGGGAGAGGAGGGGCTGCCGGTGGACGTGGAGGGCCTCACGCCGGAGCTAGTGCCGGCGCCGGATAGGCTACATGTCCACATTGTGGAGAATAGATACGCAGTGGTCCACAGCTGTCTTGGCCACAAGGGGAACGAGGCGCTGGGGGCCTACCTCTCCCACGCCCTATCAGGATATGTGGGTCCCGTAGGGTACAGGTCAGACGCCTACCGCGTACTGCTCATTTTTAGAGACTTCGTCCCTCTAAACGCCTTGGAGGAGGTGTTGAGGAGGCCGCAGTGGTTTGTCTACACGACGCTTAAAAACGCGGTTCGGAGCTCTAAGCTGTTTCGATACCGCTTCCTCCAAGTGGCGCGGAGGACGGGGCTTGTGTCGAAAGACGCGGAGGACGTGCCGTCGAGGCTACCGGAGGTGTACGCCGACGACCTCCCCGGCGTGGAGACACTAAACGAGATATTTGTGGAGAGGCTCGACGCAAAGTCCCTACTATCCCTCCTAGAAAAAATCGCCAACGGCGAGGTCCCACTGGTTGTGAAGAGGCTGGCGAAGCCCACCGCCCTTGAGAAGCCGATACTGGAGGAGGCCCTCCGCCTAGACTTCTCCTTCAAGGGGCTGTCTAGGGAGTCCCTCGCCGATCTGGTGAGGAGGCGGATTTTGAACAAATACGCCACGCTTCTCTGCCTGAACTGCGGCTGGGTCTACGTAGCGAGAGCGGCCGCCCTCCCGGAAGACGTCTCGTGTCAGAAGTGCGGCGTGAGGGCCCTAGCAGTCGTGAAGGGCGTCGACGTGGAGAAGGCGCGGCAAGTTCTCAGCAAATACAAGATAAGACAGAAGATGAGCAAGGAGGAGGCCAAGATCCTCGAGCACCTCCAGCTCAGCGCCTCACTTGTCCTGGAGCACGGGAAGCTCGGCGTGTTGGTACAACTCGCCCACGGTGTGGGGCCCAAGACTGCCGTCAAGATTCTGAACAAGCTCGTGGAAGGCGCCGACTTGTGGATTGCAATTATGGACGCGGAGCGGCAGTTCGCCACCACCAGGGCGTTCTGGGACTAG
- a CDS encoding NUDIX hydrolase has translation MEEVIYKAKKFTLVRKARVVGGRTVWGEYLIHPGAVAVLALRGGRIVMVRQFRSAIGEWTLEIPAGTLEGGEDPESAAVREMIEETGYKPLRLVPLLEFYPTPGVSNELIRIYFTDKLEYVGVSGRDPGEVDMSVVEVTPGEALRMVESGEVKDGKTIIALLAARLRGLLPHHDYAF, from the coding sequence GTGGAGGAGGTGATCTACAAGGCAAAGAAGTTCACGCTTGTGAGAAAGGCCCGCGTAGTAGGTGGGAGGACTGTGTGGGGGGAATACCTTATTCACCCCGGGGCGGTGGCCGTTTTGGCGTTGCGCGGGGGAAGGATAGTTATGGTAAGGCAATTCAGATCTGCCATTGGGGAGTGGACGCTGGAGATACCGGCGGGGACGTTGGAGGGGGGTGAAGACCCCGAGTCAGCCGCAGTTAGGGAGATGATAGAAGAAACCGGGTATAAGCCGTTGCGCCTAGTGCCTCTCCTGGAGTTCTATCCGACGCCTGGGGTGAGCAACGAGCTCATCCGCATATACTTCACCGACAAGCTCGAATACGTCGGGGTCTCGGGCCGGGACCCCGGAGAGGTGGACATGTCTGTGGTCGAGGTGACGCCGGGCGAGGCGCTGAGGATGGTGGAGAGCGGAGAGGTGAAGGATGGCAAAACTATAATCGCGTTGCTGGCGGCGCGGCTAAGGGGGCTTCTACCGCACCACGACTACGCCTTCTAG